A genomic region of Desulfosarcina ovata subsp. ovata contains the following coding sequences:
- a CDS encoding peptidoglycan-binding protein: MKKWHIVVTGLFIMVCLTVSPAFAGKYNQQTHQAQSQLKALGYQPGPADGMMGQKTRNAVKQFQGDHGLPKTGTIDDRTMQKMQTASQKKGMSSTMEQQGHQAASATGGAAKSSPNAYKAQKRLKALGYQPGPADGKMGQKTKKAVKRFQRDHGLPETGNLDDRTMQKMQTAPQKKGQTGANSPQGDERQQPRRPKG; this comes from the coding sequence ATGAAAAAGTGGCATATTGTCGTGACCGGACTGTTCATCATGGTTTGCCTGACCGTATCACCGGCATTTGCCGGAAAATACAATCAGCAGACCCATCAGGCGCAGAGCCAACTGAAGGCCCTGGGCTATCAACCCGGGCCTGCGGATGGAATGATGGGACAAAAAACCCGGAATGCGGTCAAACAGTTCCAGGGTGACCACGGATTGCCCAAAACCGGAACCATCGATGATCGCACCATGCAGAAGATGCAGACCGCATCACAGAAAAAAGGCATGTCATCCACAATGGAGCAGCAAGGCCACCAAGCTGCATCGGCGACCGGCGGTGCGGCCAAATCCAGCCCGAACGCCTACAAGGCACAAAAACGGCTGAAGGCGCTGGGCTATCAGCCTGGACCGGCGGATGGAAAAATGGGACAGAAGACCAAAAAGGCGGTCAAGCGTTTCCAGCGCGACCACGGCCTGCCCGAAACCGGAAACCTGGATGACCGCACCATGCAGAAGATGCAGACCGCACCGCAGAAAAAGGGCCAGACCGGCGCAAATTCACCCCAAGGTGATGAGCGCCAGCAGCCCCGGCGTCCAAAGGGTTAA
- a CDS encoding sulfite exporter TauE/SafE family protein, with the protein MVGLVAFFLKGVTGTGTTTVIVALGSLIIEPKLTVVLASFINIFGGLSMVRVDPVPLAGRYWMPISLLMVVGSILGAVTLKYVPNQQFQLVLGAAFLLTALWFLFRAPPSRNDSGPPASARPMDLGIGTLAGFCGGFIGINAPPLVLHFSRYLDKRTMRRLLVLIFIPAAIAQTATFVVNGLFEKRMLVWGLLVIPTMILGVYLGNHTFHRISESWFRRALGLFLVFVSVRLILKGVV; encoded by the coding sequence CTGGTCGGCCTCGTCGCTTTTTTCCTCAAAGGAGTGACCGGTACCGGCACCACGACGGTGATCGTGGCGCTGGGTTCGCTGATCATCGAACCCAAACTGACTGTTGTGCTCGCGTCATTCATCAACATTTTCGGAGGGTTGAGTATGGTGCGGGTCGATCCGGTCCCCCTGGCCGGCCGGTACTGGATGCCCATATCGCTGTTAATGGTGGTCGGCTCGATCCTGGGCGCCGTGACCCTCAAATATGTGCCCAATCAACAGTTCCAGCTGGTGCTGGGTGCCGCGTTTCTGCTGACGGCGTTGTGGTTCCTGTTTCGGGCGCCACCATCGCGTAACGATTCGGGGCCGCCGGCCAGCGCACGTCCCATGGATCTGGGCATCGGTACCCTGGCCGGGTTCTGCGGTGGTTTCATCGGCATCAATGCGCCGCCGCTGGTGCTCCATTTCAGCCGTTACCTGGACAAACGCACCATGCGAAGACTGCTGGTGCTGATTTTTATACCCGCCGCGATTGCCCAGACGGCGACATTTGTGGTTAACGGGCTTTTTGAAAAACGCATGCTGGTTTGGGGCCTGCTGGTGATTCCCACGATGATCCTGGGCGTCTATCTGGGGAATCACACCTTCCACCGCATATCGGAAAGCTGGTTTCGCCGGGCGCTGGGTCTTTTCCTGGTGTTTGTTTCTGTTCGCCTGATCCTGAAAGGGGTTGTCTGA
- a CDS encoding type III pantothenate kinase, translating to MLLTIDVSNSTIKAGVFDGDQLVAFWQIATERRKAVDDYAMLFLNLFRSSNIKPKAITGVSISCVVPQLRSVFRQLCIRYLKVTPFLVGPDAKIAIRVDLDYPSEVGGDRITNASATYALYGGPAIAIAFGTATVFDCISEDGTYLGGAIAPGMIGALESLTERAAQLFKVELIRPPLAIAKNSMHAIQSGMIFGYTGLVERLVQRLKAELATSSSKPVQVVATGGLADVIAPETDEITVVDHQLTLKGLRLVYDLNKD from the coding sequence ATGCTGTTAACGATCGATGTGAGCAATTCCACCATCAAGGCCGGTGTGTTCGATGGCGACCAGCTGGTCGCGTTCTGGCAGATTGCCACCGAACGCCGCAAGGCCGTCGATGATTATGCCATGCTGTTCTTGAACCTGTTCCGTTCCTCGAATATCAAGCCGAAGGCGATAACCGGGGTGTCCATCTCTTGCGTTGTGCCCCAGCTGCGATCGGTGTTTCGCCAGTTATGCATCCGTTACCTGAAGGTTACGCCATTTCTGGTCGGACCGGATGCAAAAATAGCTATCCGTGTGGATCTGGATTACCCATCGGAGGTGGGCGGGGATCGCATCACCAATGCGTCGGCCACCTATGCGTTATATGGCGGCCCGGCGATCGCCATCGCCTTTGGCACAGCCACCGTGTTCGATTGCATTTCCGAAGACGGAACCTATCTGGGCGGGGCCATCGCCCCGGGGATGATCGGTGCGCTGGAGTCGCTCACCGAGCGGGCCGCCCAACTCTTCAAGGTGGAGCTGATCAGACCGCCCCTGGCCATCGCTAAAAACTCGATGCATGCCATCCAGTCGGGCATGATATTCGGGTATACCGGACTGGTGGAACGTCTGGTCCAGCGGCTGAAAGCAGAACTCGCCACCTCGTCGTCGAAACCGGTTCAGGTGGTGGCCACGGGCGGCCTGGCCGACGTGATCGCTCCGGAAACCGATGAAATCACGGTCGTCGACCATCAACTGACTTTGAAGGGGCTGAGGCTGGTTTACGACCTGAATAAAGATTGA